Within the Syntrophales bacterium genome, the region CGAATCGTCGGGACGGGTCCGTCAAGACCCGCCGCACCGGACGACTTTTTGATTATCGGATGCAGCGTCTCCTGTCAAGGAAGGGAGGGGAATGGACAGGGATGATCGAATGGCACCAGGCTATCATACATTCATTGCCGCTTGGGCTGTAGCAGATGATCCTCTGCTTCCGCCGGGCGCGAAGAACCCTTTCTCTATCAGGAAAAAGCGAAGCCGCGCCGACTTCATTCGCCTGCAAGAAAACATGTATTGAATATACACATTATCCCCTGTATCAATCCGCGTTGCTCCCGTGCTGAATTTCAGTATTTTTGAACGCGATCCAACGGCCATATTCGTCCTGATTCCCCTTTTCCAGACCGGTTTTGGGAGATCCTCGGATGTTCCCGGAACGGATCACCTGCCGAGAAGACCGGCCTTAATGGCCGCATTTCGGAGGTTTCCGGGTTCAGAACAATCATGTTTCAGAGAGGGTAGAACATGACGCAGGCTGAAAAAAGGATTTCCCGCCTTCCAGCAACCAATCCCGTTCATCCCGGTGTTTCAAATCGTCCGGATACAGCAGCCGCCGCGTCGAGTCGCGAACAGGGACGGCTTCAACGCGAAACCCTGCTGAAGGGGTACAGACAAGACACGCCTGTCCTCGTAAAAAGTATCCGCCTGAAACTTGATCATGGCGGGATGGAAAGGGTTCATATTGAACTGGACCGCTACCAGAAACCCGTTTTCCTGAGCGTATTGGAGGGGGACGAGCCGAGAGTAAGCGTGACCCTCAAGGGTGCAAAACTGGATCCCGGTGTCCAGAAGAGCATTCACGCGGGCGGACGGTTTCTCCGCTGCGTCCGCGCCGACGCAAATGGAACGAACAACGGACTGAACATCGTCCTCGACCTGTGCCCACACTCGAACTGCCAGGTTCGCTACACCCACTGCCTGGGAACCAATCTCCTCCGCATCGACCTTTCCGACGATCATCGCAAAAAGACATGAACCGGCTGCCGGGGCACCTGGCATCTTATCGCGGGCATTTCCATTCCTGATTCCGAAGACGATCCAACGAAAAAAGCCAGGGAACCGTCAACCGGCAGTTCCCTGGCTTTTTTGGCGCGCCCGGCACGATTCGAACGTGCGACCAACAGGTTCGAAGCCTGCGACTCTATCCAGCTGAGCTACGGGCGCATCGGGAAAGGAAAGGATGGGGTGAGTGAAGGGACTTGAACCCTCAACCTCCGGGGCCACAACCCGGCACTCTAACCAATTGAGCTACACCCACCACGAATATCTGGTACGCCTGGAGGGATTCGAACCCGCGACCTACGGATTAGAAGTCCGTTGCTCTATCCAGCTGAGCTACAGGCGCATCCGGCAGCATCCTCCAGGTCTTCTGAAAGGAGGATGCTCATTACCCCCTTTGCCGTTCTTTGTCAAGGCGAAACCCGGCCGTTATCGCACGTATCCGGCGATGCCGTCGAACTGGTACCCCTTCTTCTGCATGCCTTCGCCGTTCGGGTCCGTCGTGAAGAAATGGACGCCCCGGGAGGGGTGATACCACCGATACAGCTCGCGTGACTGGGCCAGGCGGAACGTGGCAATGTTCCCGATGGCTCCTTCCAGGACGTATCCCTGCAGGTTCTTGCCGCCGCCCTGCAGGTCATAACCGTAGAAGCGGTCTCCCTTTCTCGGGTTGTACCATCGGTAGAAACTGGTCGTCCCCGGTGCTCCCGGACTGAAAAGCCGGAAGGCGATTCCTTCCCTCACATATCCCCCCGCCTGCAGATGCGCCTGCTCGGCCTGGGGGTTCGTCGTGAGGAAATAGTCCGTGCCCCGGGCATAGCGAAAGACATTCAGCAGCCGGGTCGCGCTCTCCGTCGTCACCTCGAGGGAGATCTCCATGAGCCGGTCCCCCCCGTTCGAGGTGAAGAGGATCTGGTCGGCATACCATCCGGGAGTCAGATGCTGCGTGTTCACGACGACGTTGACATAGTCCGTTTCCCGTAACGTTCTCCCGGATTTCGGATAGACATTGATCCATCCGGCGGGCCCTTTCTGGACCTGCTTCCCCTCGACCCGGACCCCCTGGAGGACAGCCCGACCCGCCGTACTCACAAACGTCAGTGCATGAGGTCCGTCGCCCAAGTCCTTCGCCAGGAGTGTCTCCGCCGATTCCCTCTCTTCGGCCCGGCAGTGGACGGTCTGCAGGAACCGGTCGCCCAGATAGACATTCAGGTCGCCCCCGTCCGGATCCTTCCAGTAATACAGGGTAATCCCCGTCCCGGAAAATTTCAGTTTCAAGCTGTTCGAACGGCCGGTCCCCACGGGGTATCCCTCTTCCTCCAGCCAGACCGCCCCGGACAAGTCGAGCGACGATTTCAGGGTCGCCGGAGGCGCGTAGGATCCTTTGCCCTTCACCGCTTCGCTGAAAAAGGAGATGTAGCGTCCCGGCGGCGGCCAGAAACTCTTTTCCTGGCCATGTTCCCCTTTGAGATCGACGGACCATTTGAGGATGTCTTTTCCGCGGTTCGTCAGTTCGACCCTTCCGGCGACCCGCTCCCCGACACCAACCGTCCCGAGATCGAGGCGGAGCGGGTTCAGATGAATGAGGGGCTGCATTTCCGGACGGATCACGTGGTAGCGGAAGAAAAGACTTCGGGCTCCTCCCGTGGAGTTGATCCGGATGATCTCACGGTGAACACCCGGCACAGCGTCCCGTCTGCAGGTCATGGACCGCTCCCCGGCGACCAGCGTCAGGACCAGGGGCATTGCCCCCTCTTTGCCGGCATCTCCATTAATTCCAGAGGTGTCCCGGATGTATTTGAGCCGGACCGGGATCTCCAGTGCCCGGACATCCAGATGGCCGCTCAATCCCTCTCCGGGGGAGCATGACCAACCCTCCGGGGGGGCCAGTGTCCACTGGAGCGATCCTCCGCCCAGGTTTTTCAGCACGCATGCCGCCGTTTCCGGGCTGCCGGTGCCGATGGGTCCGAAATCGATCTCCCGCGGGGCAACCGTGAGAAGGGGTGATACGACGACAGGTCCCTGCTGGGCCAGGGTTCGCTTCCCCGCCGGAGCCGCCGGTTTCGCGGATGCAGCCGACGCCTCCCGGAGACAGGGGGTGAGATGGACCGGGAACAAACCGATCAGAAGAAGCAAAAGGACGATTTTTGAGAAAAAGCGACAGGACGCCATGACAGAATCCCCGCGAAAATTGATCCTGTGTATCTGAAACATGCATATTTCGCAATGCTTTTTCCCTTTTTTAAAAAACTTGACACTGGAAAATCATTCTGTATACGTAACGCGCCTTCCGGGTGCCGACAAGCCGGGTCCACCTCGCACACATGAATCAACCCGCCATGTTGAAATACTGGCTTGCTCTGCACCGGGTGGAATCGATCGGCATTGTCGGCTTCCTCCGGCTTCTGGAATCCTTCGGTTCCCCGGAGCGGGTTTTTTCCGCTCCGCCGGGAAGTCTGGAGGCATTTCCTTTTGTCGGAGCCAAAACCGCCGCGCGGATCAAGGACTTCCGGGAATGGGACCAGGTGGAAGCGGACCTTGAGAAGGCCCGTTCCCTGGGGGTTGCCATCCTGCCGTTCACGGATCCGTCCTACCCGGCGAGACTGCTTGAGATCTACGATTTTCCGCCCCTGCTGTACGTCCGGGGCCAGTTGAGGGCGGACGAAGCCTGTGTGGCGGTGGTGGGATCCAGGGCCGCCAGCACCTATGGCCGGTATACCGCCGGAAGGCTTTCCCGGGAGTTGGCCATGCGCGGCGTCACCGTTGTCAGCGGGCTGGCCCGCGGAATCGATACAGCGGCCCATCAAGGGGCCCTGGCCGGGAAAGGACGGACGATCGCCGTCCTGGGCTGTGGTCTGGACGTGATGTACCCGCGGGAAAACGGCGAACTGCTGGAGGGAATCGCCCGAAGGGGAGCGGCCATCACCGAATATCCCTTCGGCACGCCGCCCAGCGCGTCCCACTTCCCGGCCCGCAACCGGATCATCAGCGGCCTGTCGCTGGGCGTGACGGTCGTGGAGGCCACGGAAAAAAGCGGATCTCTGATCACGGCCCGGCTGGCCCTGGAACAGGGGCGAGACGTTTTCGCCGTCCCCGGAAGCATCGACTCCGCCGGTTCCCGGGGAACCAACCGCCTG harbors:
- the dprA gene encoding DNA-processing protein DprA, coding for MLKYWLALHRVESIGIVGFLRLLESFGSPERVFSAPPGSLEAFPFVGAKTAARIKDFREWDQVEADLEKARSLGVAILPFTDPSYPARLLEIYDFPPLLYVRGQLRADEACVAVVGSRAASTYGRYTAGRLSRELAMRGVTVVSGLARGIDTAAHQGALAGKGRTIAVLGCGLDVMYPRENGELLEGIARRGAAITEYPFGTPPSASHFPARNRIISGLSLGVTVVEATEKSGSLITARLALEQGRDVFAVPGSIDSAGSRGTNRLIREGAKLVSSVDDILEEILPQLGWREPVETGSGAAPAAMKPGPGPAGETIVLQSTSAPLPEGRCNTPPPEGGPEDPGGRERAILGLLSDVPATADEIIRASGMKANEALGILMGLELKGAIRQLPGKKFIRKE